Proteins encoded by one window of Ramlibacter tataouinensis:
- a CDS encoding HU family DNA-binding protein yields MNKTELIEHIAKHADISKAAATRALESMIGAVKTTLKKGGAVSLVGFGTFAVGKRAARSGRNPRTGAQIKIKAAKVPKFRPGKALKDALN; encoded by the coding sequence GTGAACAAAACCGAACTGATCGAGCACATCGCGAAACACGCCGACATCTCCAAGGCAGCGGCCACGCGTGCGCTGGAGTCGATGATCGGCGCCGTCAAGACGACGCTCAAGAAGGGCGGCGCCGTGTCGCTGGTGGGATTCGGCACCTTTGCCGTCGGCAAGCGCGCCGCCCGCAGCGGCCGCAATCCGCGCACCGGCGCGCAGATTAAAATCAAGGCTGCCAAGGTGCCCAAGTTCCGTCCGGGCAAGGCGCTCAAGGATGCGCTCAACTGA
- a CDS encoding response regulator has product MRLLLAEDDAMIGRAMQQGLGGAGFAVDWVQDGRAAQLALDTGVYDVAVLDLGLPGKDGMAVLRELRARGQRLPVLVVTARDAVPDRIEGLNAGADDYVLKPFDLDELVARVRALLRRHAGAALPQLACGSLLLDPVRREVRLAGAPVDLSAREFALLEALMQRPGAVLSREQLEEAVYGWQDAIGSNAIEVHLHHLRRKLGPATIRNVRGVGYKVSPP; this is encoded by the coding sequence ATGCGCCTGCTGCTGGCTGAAGACGACGCCATGATCGGCCGCGCCATGCAGCAGGGGCTGGGCGGCGCGGGCTTCGCCGTCGACTGGGTGCAGGACGGCCGCGCGGCGCAGCTCGCCCTAGACACCGGCGTGTACGACGTGGCGGTGCTGGACCTGGGCCTGCCCGGCAAGGACGGCATGGCCGTGCTGCGCGAGCTGCGCGCGCGCGGCCAGCGGCTGCCGGTGCTGGTGGTCACCGCGCGCGACGCCGTGCCCGACCGCATCGAGGGCCTGAACGCCGGCGCCGACGACTACGTGCTCAAGCCGTTCGACCTCGACGAGCTGGTGGCCCGCGTCCGCGCGCTGCTGCGCCGGCACGCCGGCGCCGCCCTGCCGCAGCTGGCCTGCGGGTCGCTGCTGCTCGACCCGGTGCGGCGCGAGGTCCGGCTGGCCGGCGCGCCGGTGGACCTGTCGGCGCGCGAGTTCGCCCTGCTCGAGGCGCTGATGCAGCGCCCGGGCGCCGTGCTCTCGCGCGAGCAGCTCGAGGAAGCGGTGTATGGCTGGCAGGACGCCATCGGCAGCAACGCCATCGAGGTCCACCTGCACCACCTGCGCCGCAAGCTGGGCCCGGCCACCATCCGCAACGTGCGCGGCGTGGGCTACAAGGTCAGTCCACCATGA
- the earP gene encoding elongation factor P maturation arginine rhamnosyltransferase EarP, with protein MYWDIFCKVIDNHGDIGVCWRVASGLAERGEAVRLWVDDASALAWMAPDGHPRVQVLPWAECRTARPGDVVVEAFACELEPAFVAAIAERTRATGRQPAWINLEYLSAEAWVERCHGLPSPVLSGPGRGLTKHFFHPGFSAATGGLVREPDLPERQAAFDRQAWLRARGIDWRGERLLSLFCYEPPGLHALLDALARSAQPTRLLVTAGRADAAVRQWLAGHSRVGSLVLDGLPLMPQSSFDELLWACDLNLVRGEDSLVRALWAGQPLVWNIYPQHDDAHLAKLDAFLDWLGAPPSLRAFHAGWNRPQQPLPAIDIDGWRPAVQQARRRLLALPDLVSELMRFAVRG; from the coding sequence ATGTACTGGGACATCTTCTGCAAGGTCATCGACAACCACGGCGACATCGGCGTGTGCTGGCGGGTCGCGTCCGGCCTCGCCGAGCGCGGCGAGGCCGTGCGCCTGTGGGTGGACGACGCCAGCGCGCTGGCCTGGATGGCGCCGGACGGCCACCCCCGCGTGCAGGTGCTGCCCTGGGCGGAGTGCCGCACGGCACGACCGGGCGACGTCGTGGTCGAAGCCTTCGCCTGCGAGCTGGAGCCGGCCTTCGTCGCGGCGATCGCCGAGCGCACGCGCGCCACCGGTCGCCAGCCGGCCTGGATCAACCTGGAATACCTGTCGGCCGAGGCCTGGGTCGAGCGCTGCCACGGCCTGCCCTCGCCCGTGCTGAGCGGCCCGGGCCGGGGTCTGACCAAGCACTTCTTCCACCCGGGCTTCAGCGCCGCCACCGGCGGGCTGGTGCGCGAGCCCGACCTGCCCGAGCGGCAGGCCGCCTTCGACCGCCAGGCCTGGCTGCGCGCGCGCGGCATCGACTGGCGGGGCGAGCGGCTGCTGAGCCTGTTCTGCTACGAGCCGCCCGGATTGCACGCCCTGCTCGACGCCCTGGCGCGCTCCGCGCAGCCGACCCGCCTGCTGGTGACGGCCGGCCGGGCCGACGCGGCGGTGCGGCAGTGGCTGGCCGGCCACTCGCGCGTCGGCTCGCTGGTGCTGGACGGGCTGCCGCTGATGCCGCAGTCGAGCTTCGACGAGCTGCTGTGGGCCTGCGACCTGAACCTGGTGCGCGGCGAGGATTCGCTGGTGCGTGCGCTGTGGGCCGGCCAGCCCCTGGTCTGGAACATCTATCCGCAGCACGACGATGCGCATCTCGCCAAGCTCGACGCCTTCCTCGACTGGCTGGGCGCGCCACCCAGCCTGCGCGCCTTCCACGCCGGCTGGAACCGGCCGCAACAGCCCTTGCCCGCGATCGATATCGACGGCTGGCGGCCCGCGGTGCAACAGGCGCGCCGGCGACTGCTCGCCCTGCCCGACCTCGTCAGCGAACTGATGCGCTTTGCCGTTAGGGGATGA
- the uvrC gene encoding excinuclease ABC subunit UvrC, with product MSAVHSDQLLAEVAALPQLPGVYRYFDAAGGVLYVGKARNLKKRVSSYFQKNHGGTRIGHMVSKIVRMETTVVRSEAEALLLENNLIKALDPKYNILFRDDKSYPYLKIQGAPDKAGLDAEGAGPAGPRAEVFPRVAYYRGAVDRKHRYFGPYPSAWAVKESIQLLQKVFRLRTCEDTVFANRTRPCLLYQIKRCSAPCVNLVSPQDYRQDVRNAEAFLRGETQAVLSQLEARMLQHAEKLEFEQAAELRNQMSALSKVLHQQSVDTGSDKDADILAVKVHGGKACVNLAMVRGGRHLGDRPYFPSHVEDAAALQDFDDAEDAAPAQPVEVQVLEAFIAQHYIGVPVPPALITSVPVSRTLVEALSVQSGVRISAVHQPREQRRLWLEMAQKNADIQLARLLAEEGSQQARTRALVESLQLEPDDLDALRIECFDISHTAGEATQASCVVFQQHRMQNSEYRRYNIEGITPGDDYAAMRQVLTRRYARLAEAGRDSPEAAPPAMDEPDPNGEPAQEPPSDEGPRAKKPSSRGGASRLPDLVLVDGGRGQVSMAREVFAELGLDLSVIVGVEKGEGRRVGLEELVFADGRPKVYLGKDSAALMLVAQIRDEAHRFAITGMRARRAKVRVGGSRLEEIPGIGARKRARLLQRFGGIRGVASAGVDDIAAVEGIGRELAEEIYRALH from the coding sequence ATGTCCGCCGTGCATTCCGACCAACTGCTGGCCGAAGTGGCCGCGCTGCCGCAACTGCCCGGCGTGTACCGCTACTTCGACGCCGCCGGCGGCGTGCTCTACGTGGGCAAGGCGCGCAACCTGAAGAAGCGGGTCTCCAGCTACTTCCAGAAGAACCACGGGGGCACGCGCATCGGCCACATGGTCTCGAAGATCGTGCGCATGGAGACCACCGTGGTGCGCTCCGAGGCCGAGGCGCTGCTGCTCGAGAACAACCTGATCAAGGCGCTCGACCCGAAGTACAACATCCTGTTCCGGGACGACAAGAGCTACCCCTACCTGAAGATCCAGGGCGCGCCCGACAAGGCGGGGCTCGACGCCGAAGGCGCCGGCCCGGCCGGGCCGCGGGCCGAGGTCTTCCCGAGGGTGGCCTACTACCGCGGCGCGGTGGACCGCAAGCACCGCTACTTCGGGCCCTATCCCAGCGCCTGGGCGGTCAAGGAATCGATCCAGCTGCTGCAGAAGGTGTTCCGCCTGCGCACCTGCGAGGACACGGTGTTCGCCAACCGCACCCGGCCCTGCCTGCTCTACCAGATCAAGCGCTGCTCGGCGCCCTGCGTGAACCTGGTCTCGCCGCAGGACTACCGGCAGGACGTGCGCAACGCCGAGGCCTTCCTGCGCGGCGAGACCCAGGCGGTGCTGTCTCAGCTCGAGGCGCGCATGCTGCAGCACGCCGAGAAGCTCGAATTCGAGCAGGCGGCCGAGCTGCGCAACCAGATGTCGGCCCTGTCCAAGGTGCTGCACCAGCAATCGGTGGACACCGGCTCGGACAAGGACGCCGACATCCTGGCGGTCAAGGTGCACGGCGGCAAGGCCTGCGTGAACCTGGCCATGGTGCGCGGCGGCCGGCATCTGGGCGACCGGCCGTACTTCCCCTCGCACGTCGAGGACGCGGCCGCCCTGCAGGATTTCGACGACGCCGAGGACGCCGCGCCGGCGCAGCCGGTGGAGGTGCAGGTGCTGGAGGCCTTCATCGCGCAGCACTACATCGGCGTGCCGGTGCCGCCGGCGCTGATCACCAGCGTGCCGGTCAGCCGCACGCTGGTCGAGGCGCTGTCGGTCCAGTCGGGCGTCAGGATCAGCGCCGTGCACCAGCCGCGCGAGCAGCGCCGCCTGTGGCTGGAGATGGCGCAGAAGAACGCCGACATCCAGCTGGCCCGGCTGCTGGCCGAGGAGGGCTCGCAGCAGGCGCGCACCCGCGCGCTGGTCGAGTCGCTGCAGCTCGAGCCCGACGACCTGGACGCCTTGCGCATCGAGTGCTTCGACATCTCGCACACCGCCGGCGAGGCCACCCAGGCTTCCTGCGTGGTGTTCCAGCAGCACCGCATGCAGAACAGCGAGTACCGCCGCTACAACATCGAGGGCATCACGCCCGGCGACGACTACGCCGCGATGCGGCAGGTGCTCACGCGCCGCTATGCCCGGCTGGCGGAGGCCGGGCGTGATTCGCCGGAGGCCGCGCCGCCCGCCATGGACGAGCCGGATCCGAATGGCGAGCCCGCGCAGGAGCCGCCGTCGGACGAGGGGCCGCGCGCGAAGAAGCCGTCGTCGCGTGGCGGCGCCTCGCGCTTGCCCGACCTGGTGCTGGTCGATGGCGGGCGCGGGCAGGTCAGCATGGCGCGCGAGGTGTTCGCCGAACTGGGGCTCGACCTGTCGGTCATCGTCGGCGTGGAGAAGGGCGAGGGGCGCCGCGTCGGGCTGGAGGAGCTGGTGTTCGCCGATGGCCGGCCCAAGGTGTACCTGGGCAAGGACTCCGCGGCGCTGATGCTGGTCGCCCAGATCCGCGACGAGGCGCATCGCTTCGCCATCACCGGCATGCGGGCGCGCCGCGCCAAGGTGCGCGTGGGCGGCAGCCGGCTGGAGGAGATCCCCGGGATCGGCGCCCGGAAGCGGGCGCGCCTGCTGCAACGCTTCGGCGGCATCCGTGGCGTAGCATCGGCCGGTGTCGACGACATCGCGGCCGTCGAAGGCATCGGACGCGAACTGGCCGAGGAGATCTACCGTGCGCTTCACTAG
- a CDS encoding DMT family transporter yields MNEMDRQDLLVRAMPAVFVLIWSTGFIVARYGMPHAPPLKFLAVRYALSVACFLAWAFAARAAWPKNRSQAMHLAVTGIFMHAGYLGGVWAAVKDGMGAGLSALLVGLQPVLTAIWVSGRGGQVGRRQWLGLALGLAGLLLVVWQKLGMGEVHARNLLYALVALLSITAGTLYQKRFVQPCDVRTANLVQLAAALVVTLPLALLEAEAMRWTTAEGGLNMELAGAMAWSVLGLTLGGSSLLYLLIQRGAATTVSSLMYLVPPTTALMAWVLFGEPITAIIVTGVALTAVGVSLVVRAPAPLPAPARQ; encoded by the coding sequence ATGAACGAGATGGACCGGCAGGACCTGCTGGTGCGGGCCATGCCCGCCGTGTTCGTGCTGATCTGGAGCACGGGTTTCATCGTGGCGCGCTACGGCATGCCGCATGCGCCGCCGCTGAAGTTCCTGGCGGTGCGCTACGCGCTGTCGGTGGCCTGCTTCCTGGCCTGGGCGTTCGCGGCCCGTGCCGCCTGGCCGAAGAACCGCTCGCAGGCGATGCACCTGGCCGTGACCGGCATCTTCATGCACGCCGGCTACCTGGGCGGCGTCTGGGCGGCCGTCAAGGACGGCATGGGCGCCGGGCTGTCGGCGCTGCTGGTCGGCCTGCAGCCGGTACTGACCGCGATCTGGGTATCCGGACGCGGCGGCCAGGTGGGCCGCCGCCAGTGGCTGGGCCTGGCGCTGGGCCTGGCCGGCCTGCTGCTGGTGGTCTGGCAGAAGCTGGGCATGGGCGAGGTGCATGCGCGCAACCTGCTGTACGCGCTGGTCGCGCTGCTGTCGATCACCGCCGGCACGCTGTACCAGAAGCGCTTCGTGCAGCCCTGCGACGTGCGCACGGCCAACCTGGTGCAGCTGGCGGCCGCGCTGGTCGTGACGCTGCCGCTGGCGCTGCTCGAAGCCGAGGCCATGCGCTGGACCACGGCCGAGGGCGGCCTCAACATGGAACTGGCGGGCGCGATGGCCTGGTCGGTGCTGGGGCTCACGCTGGGCGGCAGCTCGCTGCTGTACCTGCTGATCCAGCGCGGGGCGGCCACCACCGTCAGCAGCCTGATGTACCTGGTGCCGCCGACCACCGCGCTGATGGCGTGGGTGCTGTTCGGCGAGCCGATCACCGCCATCATCGTCACCGGCGTCGCGCTCACCGCGGTCGGTGTCAGCCTGGTGGTGCGGGCCCCCGCGCCGCTGCCCGCGCCGGCGCGACAATGA
- a CDS encoding phosphatase PAP2 family protein, translated as MFLRSPFRRLPESLAVLAGLLLLMAWDASTADALLARWMGGPSGFALRNHWLLEGVLHQGARALAWGLVVWLAVGLRWPLGVLRALAPARRAWLLAATLGGMLLVSALKQGSLSSCPWDLQEFGGMARHVSHWAWLQADGGPGHCFPAGHASAGFAWVAGWFAFRDWRPGVARGWLVAALVAGAAIGLAQQLRGAHFASHTLWTAWICWTWAWAFSAALPPQEDDAPAAG; from the coding sequence ATGTTCCTGCGTTCTCCCTTCCGCCGCTTGCCCGAGTCGCTGGCCGTCCTCGCCGGCTTGCTGCTGCTCATGGCCTGGGACGCCAGCACCGCCGACGCGCTGCTGGCGCGCTGGATGGGCGGACCGAGCGGCTTTGCGCTGCGCAACCACTGGCTGCTGGAAGGCGTGCTGCACCAGGGCGCCCGTGCGCTGGCCTGGGGCCTGGTCGTCTGGCTCGCCGTGGGCCTGCGCTGGCCCCTGGGCGTGCTGCGCGCCCTGGCTCCCGCGCGGCGGGCCTGGCTGCTGGCCGCCACCCTCGGCGGGATGCTGCTGGTGAGCGCCCTCAAGCAAGGCAGCCTGAGCAGCTGCCCCTGGGACCTGCAGGAGTTCGGCGGCATGGCCCGCCACGTCTCCCATTGGGCCTGGCTGCAGGCCGACGGCGGACCCGGCCACTGCTTTCCGGCCGGCCACGCGTCGGCCGGCTTCGCGTGGGTGGCGGGCTGGTTCGCGTTCCGCGACTGGCGGCCGGGCGTGGCGCGCGGCTGGCTGGTCGCGGCGCTCGTGGCCGGCGCGGCCATCGGCCTGGCCCAGCAGCTGCGCGGCGCCCATTTCGCCAGCCACACGCTCTGGACCGCCTGGATCTGCTGGACCTGGGCCTGGGCCTTCAGCGCGGCCTTGCCGCCGCAGGAAGACGATGCGCCTGCTGCTGGCTGA
- a CDS encoding energy transducer TonB, whose product MRFTRHLALAAAALLAACAAPGPGPLPASVGTRGAQPATVAGAQVPRTHSGPARSWGEYKLRVAQRIMATSSGETFGGELPDPLRSIPVLQIHLNRDGSIRNIAVLRVPGQSPQTLDMAIRAIRRAAPFEPVGHLPQPWQFSETFLYNDDLKFQLRTLVEAQ is encoded by the coding sequence GTGCGCTTCACTAGGCATCTGGCCCTGGCGGCTGCCGCACTGCTGGCCGCCTGCGCGGCGCCGGGGCCCGGGCCCCTTCCCGCCAGCGTCGGCACCCGCGGTGCACAGCCGGCCACCGTGGCGGGCGCCCAGGTGCCGCGCACCCATTCGGGCCCGGCCCGGTCGTGGGGCGAGTACAAGCTGCGCGTGGCCCAGCGCATCATGGCCACCAGCTCCGGCGAGACCTTCGGCGGCGAGCTGCCGGATCCGCTGCGCTCCATCCCGGTGCTGCAGATCCACCTGAACCGCGACGGCTCGATCCGCAACATCGCGGTGCTGCGCGTGCCGGGCCAGTCGCCGCAGACGCTGGACATGGCGATCCGGGCGATCCGGCGCGCCGCCCCGTTCGAGCCGGTGGGCCACCTGCCGCAGCCCTGGCAGTTCAGCGAAACCTTTCTCTACAACGACGACCTGAAGTTCCAGTTGCGCACGCTGGTCGAAGCGCAGTGA
- the pgsA gene encoding CDP-diacylglycerol--glycerol-3-phosphate 3-phosphatidyltransferase: protein MFFTVPTILTWTRIVAIPLIVGVFYLKMPPEPLQNLVATAMFIVFAFTDWLDGYLARRLKQTSAFGAFLDPVADKFLVCASLLVLVHLGRADVFVALIIIGREIAISALREWMAQIGASRSVAVHMLGKVKTTVQMVAIPFLLYDGRLFGVIDTGLWGHWLIWIAAILTVWSMVYYLRKALPEIRQRVK, encoded by the coding sequence ATGTTCTTCACGGTACCCACGATCCTGACCTGGACGCGCATCGTCGCCATTCCGCTGATCGTCGGGGTCTTCTATCTGAAGATGCCGCCCGAGCCGCTGCAGAACCTGGTGGCCACGGCGATGTTCATCGTGTTCGCGTTCACCGACTGGCTGGATGGCTACCTGGCCCGCCGCCTGAAGCAGACCTCCGCGTTCGGCGCCTTCCTCGACCCGGTGGCCGACAAGTTCCTGGTCTGCGCGTCGCTGCTGGTGCTGGTGCACCTGGGGCGGGCCGACGTCTTCGTCGCCCTCATCATCATCGGCCGCGAGATCGCCATCTCGGCGCTGCGCGAATGGATGGCGCAGATCGGCGCGTCGCGCAGCGTGGCGGTGCACATGCTGGGCAAGGTCAAGACCACCGTGCAGATGGTGGCCATCCCCTTCCTGCTGTACGACGGCCGGCTGTTCGGGGTGATCGACACCGGCCTGTGGGGCCACTGGCTGATCTGGATCGCGGCCATCCTCACCGTCTGGTCGATGGTCTATTACCTGCGCAAGGCGCTGCCGGAAATCCGCCAGCGAGTGAAGTAA
- a CDS encoding sensor histidine kinase yields the protein MTGPSIHRNLLAWVMGALALGAALLIGGSWWVLANEMDEVFEDNLKQVALAVAHHAGAGSPAGPAQLAQALPRAFEEYGRFEFVTAVWSLEGRLLHSSDPAVHLPFLSRSGISQVMADGQPWHLYTVVLHDRIVQAAQLASERRVLARETASGLVLPTAGLLALIALLLALALRRGLAPLSAAAQDVAALSVEALHPIELRGHPRELHPLVSAVNDLMVRLGSALSVQRHFVADAAHELRTPIAALRLQLQLLERAADAGQRRIALAELGAGIDRAQHMVAQLLQLSRLGPEAPALQPGPVVLGELVREAVARFSARADAAGIDLGAEVAGAPVVQGDAAQLASLLDNLVDNALRHTPQGGRVDVRTDAPQGRPCLEVCDTGHGIPIAERERVFDRFYRGAGQQGVGTGLGLAIVRAVADSHHADVALADAPGGGLCVRVRFPPS from the coding sequence ATGACCGGCCCTTCCATCCACCGCAACCTGCTGGCCTGGGTGATGGGCGCGCTCGCGCTCGGCGCCGCCCTGCTGATCGGCGGTTCCTGGTGGGTGCTGGCCAACGAGATGGACGAGGTGTTCGAGGACAACCTCAAGCAGGTCGCGCTGGCCGTCGCCCACCACGCCGGGGCCGGCTCGCCGGCCGGCCCGGCGCAACTGGCGCAGGCCTTGCCGCGGGCGTTCGAGGAGTACGGCCGCTTCGAATTCGTCACCGCCGTCTGGAGCCTCGAAGGCCGGCTGCTGCACAGCTCGGACCCGGCGGTGCACCTGCCCTTCCTGTCGCGCAGCGGCATCAGCCAGGTGATGGCCGATGGCCAGCCCTGGCACCTGTACACCGTCGTGCTGCACGACCGCATCGTGCAGGCCGCCCAACTGGCCAGCGAGCGGCGCGTGCTGGCGCGGGAAACGGCCTCGGGGCTGGTACTGCCCACCGCCGGCCTGCTGGCGCTGATCGCGCTGCTGCTGGCGCTGGCGCTGCGGCGCGGGCTGGCGCCCTTGTCGGCGGCGGCACAGGACGTGGCGGCGCTCAGCGTCGAGGCGCTGCATCCGATCGAGCTGCGGGGCCACCCGCGCGAGCTGCACCCGCTGGTGAGCGCCGTCAACGACCTGATGGTGCGGCTGGGCAGCGCCCTGTCGGTCCAGCGCCACTTCGTGGCCGATGCCGCGCACGAGCTGCGCACGCCGATCGCCGCGCTGCGGCTGCAGCTGCAGCTGCTCGAGCGCGCCGCCGATGCCGGCCAGCGCCGGATCGCGCTGGCCGAGCTCGGCGCCGGCATCGACCGGGCCCAGCACATGGTGGCGCAGTTGCTGCAGCTCTCGCGCCTGGGACCGGAGGCGCCGGCCCTGCAGCCGGGACCGGTGGTGCTGGGCGAGCTGGTGCGCGAGGCGGTGGCCCGCTTCTCGGCCCGGGCGGACGCGGCCGGCATCGACCTCGGCGCCGAAGTCGCCGGCGCGCCCGTCGTGCAGGGCGATGCCGCCCAGCTCGCCAGCCTGCTGGACAACCTGGTGGACAACGCCCTGCGCCACACGCCGCAGGGCGGCCGGGTGGACGTGCGGACGGACGCGCCGCAGGGGCGCCCCTGCCTGGAGGTGTGCGACACCGGGCATGGCATCCCCATCGCCGAGCGCGAACGGGTGTTCGACCGCTTCTACCGGGGTGCCGGCCAGCAAGGCGTCGGCACCGGCCTGGGGCTGGCCATCGTGCGCGCGGTGGCCGACAGCCACCACGCCGACGTGGCGCTGGCCGATGCACCCGGCGGTGGGCTGTGCGTCAGGGTGCGATTTCCGCCGTCTTGA
- a CDS encoding tartrate dehydrogenase translates to MSRKRIAVIAGDGIGKEVMPEGVRVMEAAAGKFGIDLQFDHFDFSCWEYCEKHGKYLPDDWKDAIGGHDAIFFGAVGWPEKIADHTSLWQSLLLFRREFDQYVNLRPARLMPGITAPVVRKDGSPREPGEIDMYIVRENTEGEYSSIGGRMYAGTEREIVMQETVMSRIGVDRVLKFAFELAQSRPNKHLTSATKSNGIAITMPYWDERVAEMAQAYPQVRLDKFHIDILTAHFVQRPDFFDVVVASNLFGDILSDLGPACTGTIGIAPSANLNPDRRFPSLFEPVHGSAPDIAGRGIANPIGQIWCGAMMLEFLGHKDAHDAVLRAIEQVLDPKSGAPRTPDIGGNAGTSDLGRAIASAL, encoded by the coding sequence ATGAGCAGGAAACGGATCGCCGTGATTGCCGGCGACGGCATCGGCAAGGAAGTCATGCCCGAGGGCGTGCGCGTGATGGAGGCCGCGGCCGGCAAGTTCGGCATCGACCTGCAGTTCGACCATTTCGATTTCTCGTGCTGGGAATACTGCGAGAAGCACGGCAAGTACCTGCCGGACGACTGGAAGGACGCCATCGGCGGCCATGACGCCATCTTCTTCGGCGCCGTCGGCTGGCCCGAGAAGATCGCCGACCACACCTCGCTGTGGCAGTCGCTGCTGCTGTTCCGGCGCGAATTCGACCAGTACGTCAACCTGCGGCCCGCGCGCCTGATGCCCGGCATCACGGCGCCGGTGGTGCGCAAGGACGGATCTCCGCGCGAGCCGGGTGAGATCGACATGTACATCGTGCGCGAGAACACCGAGGGCGAGTACTCCAGCATCGGCGGGCGCATGTATGCCGGCACCGAGCGCGAAATCGTCATGCAGGAGACGGTGATGTCGCGCATCGGCGTCGACCGCGTGCTGAAGTTCGCCTTCGAGCTGGCGCAGTCGCGGCCGAATAAGCACCTGACCAGCGCCACCAAGTCCAACGGCATCGCCATCACCATGCCGTACTGGGACGAGCGCGTGGCCGAGATGGCCCAGGCCTACCCGCAGGTGCGGCTGGACAAGTTCCACATCGACATCCTCACCGCGCACTTCGTGCAGCGGCCCGATTTCTTCGACGTGGTGGTGGCCAGCAACCTGTTCGGCGACATCCTCAGCGACCTCGGCCCGGCCTGCACCGGCACCATCGGCATCGCGCCCTCGGCCAACCTGAACCCGGACCGTCGTTTCCCCTCGCTGTTCGAGCCGGTGCACGGCTCGGCGCCGGACATCGCCGGCCGCGGCATCGCCAATCCGATCGGCCAGATCTGGTGCGGCGCGATGATGCTGGAGTTCCTCGGCCACAAGGACGCGCACGATGCGGTGCTGCGCGCCATCGAGCAGGTGCTCGATCCGAAGTCGGGCGCGCCGCGCACGCCGGACATCGGCGGCAACGCCGGCACGTCCGACCTGGGGCGCGCGATCGCATCGGCGCTCTGA